Genomic segment of Hydra vulgaris chromosome 08, alternate assembly HydraT2T_AEP:
TCCACAAGTTCAGAAGATCAATTATTTCACTGATGGTGCAAGCAGCCAGTATAAAAATAGGTTAAATTTTCATatcacaatattttaaaaaatttttgataacaaCTACCTATTCTAGACAAACTATTTTCAGCCCTTGAaatgatgtttttgaaattggATACAAAATTGATAATCTTTAACTGAATaggtttttttcttattgtattttaggtttaattttaaaaacctgtgTTTTCATGAAAAAGACTATGGACTAAAAGCAGACTGGCATTTTTTTGGGACTGCACATGGAAAAAGTGCATGTGATGAAATAGGTGGTACAGTGAAAAGAGTTATTCATAACCTATCCCTTCAAAGGCCAATTGGCAATCAAATTTTGACACCGAGGGACATGTTCTTAGTtgctaaagaaaaaattaaaaacatcaggTATATATCATGCTATTGTCAAAGTGTATGTACATTTAGgttatgatattttttcaaataattgatGTCTAGTATCCTATATCATAATAggcatttaaacaaaaataataaaaataacgtatgaatgtttagttataaaaaatcaaatagtatAGAAAAGGATTCCTTAAAACAAGACCttactacatatatatacatatttggaAATAGAATTATGATTTATGTTAACTCTTTTTCAGATTTATCTACATTTCTGAAACCGAAACAGCTGCTATTACACATGAAGTGCTTGCTAAACGATTTGAGAATGTTCCTGCCATCAAAGGTACTCGCTCATACCATTATTTCTCACCTCAATCATGCTGTTTAAAAGCTTATGTAACATCAATGAGCAGTACATTTGACTCTTTTCACATGCTGGAAGATACTTGcataaatacacaaaaatcGATGAATActgatattaatattaatgattgGGTATTAGTGAATTATTTTGGTAAATTCTTTCCTGAAGATAACTGATCTTAAAGGTGACACAGTTTGTATTAGCTGTTTACAAAAAGCAGGCAATTATTTCAAGTATCCAACAACCACAGATATCCATTGGTATCCAGTTAGTGACATTATTGCCACGTTACATGACCCTGAGCTCAAAAACACTAGAGGATTTTACTCTTATCTTATGAAAAAAAGGATGAAATGAATTAtcatatataattgttttcaaCTACATTATTATGTATTGCCATTATTAAGGGAGAATACaagaattttgtaaaaaagataacTATGCTTTTCACATAAACAACAATGCTGGGCTAGAAATGgtttttatagcaattatataaaattttgtaaaacaaattaCAGATAGTGAGTTACATCCCTCACATGGGCCAGAAAGCAGGTTGGAGGGGCACTGGTTTCCAATAACACTATTCAGCCCtgataattgaaaaataggGTTAATAAAAAATGCTGCCATTTTTGTTGTGAACATGACAAGTTTGtgatgtttacatttttatatagttagaTCTAATGGCCTTATTTGCTGTTAATATCAGATCAATACAAAGTGTTAGAAAAATTTACGAGCCATCCCCAAATGGCTGAAAATGGGACTTTTTAGTAAAGTggactatatatttttagataaaactgaTTTCTAAAATGTAACAAGCTGCTTATATTTTGCCAATTTGTTGTAGACCATTGTAACTAATTAGAAAACTAACATGTAAGGACTTGTTGATGAATAGAAAAATACTACGGTTAACTTCATTTTGCCTTTATTTAgcatttttcagaatttttccAAAGTTTAGGAGGCTGTAGTTTTTTTCTAACATGATACAAGCTAATGAAAATCACAAATTTTAAGACAGAAATATCTAGAAaatagttctagaaaaaatgaGCCACTTGCtgaaagttagaaaaaagttataaggcCTTAAAGTTGTCTATTTTTACCATTCGAGGAACCGAGGGGGGCTACCTGAGAGTGTTTGTAAGGCTATAATTTCTAAACCGTTGCACTTGGAACTCTGAAATTGCACATTTAACCTATTTACATCATTTAGAAAATGATATGTAAAAATCAGGAAAATCAGAGATGGTACCCCACAAGCCATTGgttgaaatataatgatttgacccaaatatgaaacaatttattaaaccaaattttttctcactttttattacaaaacaatttgaatgaaaaaattgaataaaaacattaacttaaactaaatgaaaaaattatttatacttttaatagcCCATTTATCATACTTAGATTTTTAATGCTACgctcccccccccccttacTGCAGAGCGGCGCAAGGGATAAGAAGGGGGGGGAGAgggtgttaaaattttttttttgcaattaaattttttgcattaattcgagccctgatatatatatatatatatatatatatatatatatatatatatatatatatatatatatatatatatatatatatatatatatatatatatatatgtatatgtatgtatatatactaggCCAAGTTTTAAAGCATAAACGGCTGCACCATTTATGTACACGCTAAGCCATTTAAGGTAACTGGTGAGCCCATTTAACGAAAgcatcatttttttatcatttttaatatttaaacaagtctaaagaaatcatttaagataaaaaagtaattagtgttattaaaaacacttctaaagtttgaatgacgattacataaaaaagtttgcatgaCAATTACATTTGATATTTGTGCtatttacaaatgtaataaaaacttaaatctaataaacttaataaaaaacaaagagaattttatttttgttaacccaacttttccatcaaaaatgttcagtaaaagaaaaaaaaaagatgttttaggcacgtaaaaaaagaaatcataaaataaacataataaatttttttttatttattatcttgcTAGagcaagaatatttatttagacaacTTTCATagcaaataataacaaaaaaattaccctatttaaaaataaaataaaaaacaaacaattattatctaaaaaacaGTTCAcgttaaattttactttatattagtgccacttttgatgttttaaattttgttttgtttgttttgttataatgattttataacaaaatgctttttcgttttatcaaaagaatgacaaaacattaattattacaaatttaaaacgACATCTTATAAAGagattatttttgtataattgaaaaaaaaaaatttcttttatggAAATAactcttattaatttttttcttgaagcaATATAGCTATTGCAATctctttgtatatatttataaaatttattttgtgaaaaaaaaatagtttagaaaaataatattttataatagttacatcagctttatataaataacagaTTGTGcaatatcaaaaaagtaaaaataaaaatttccttataattaaaaaagattaaaaaagttatttacattaatttttttttttcttgattttttttcctccaactctatttttaacaaaaaactaaatttcttgtAAACATGTTATAACATTATTAACTTATAACACTGCATCAAAAATATTCACAACTTTTTTGTCTTGCAAGTGAAATcgcaacagttttttaataaacaattttttaataaatggaaaAAGCGCTGGTAAAGTAATTAActtgagtttttttctttgcaacaagtaataatttttgtttgttaacaactttttaaaagttgaaaataattatttgcgAAGCCACAATTTTAAGaaatactgaaaaaaacaaaacattttattcatttatacaaatgttgagagaagaaagaaattaatttatattaaatgaccaaaaaagaagtaaatttaagtatttaaaattaaaaaaaaaaaaaatgaacaatatGTTCATTAGGggtattcagaaaaaaaaaaatttagaatttgaAAAACCAAACCGTCTAGATTTGAAgcaaatatgtttaaacttaCTCACAAAAAATTTCATCGCCATTGAACCACTCTTTTCTTGCCCTCAAAGCACATGTTTGGAAAAAAAGGACCCAAAAATGACCAAAAACAGATTACTTTAAGTGTCTTGAGAGC
This window contains:
- the LOC136083631 gene encoding uncharacterized protein LOC136083631, translating into MALAVCSIENKPCMFHECEKCPGKKRIEKKLNELLGDSANEITYKQWLKTDRCSLETIVKSPDEFLEELTDKLYNLTKHHYVSKSQTFFLNQLKENMKPNECIMQMDFAENFSFIIQDEVQSSYFSKNQATLHPFVIYVQSLNGNQSPESKCYCVISDNLIHNTEAVFSYVSKIIPILKEEYPQVQKINYFTDGASSQYKNRFNFKNLCFHEKDYGLKADWHFFGTAHGKSACDEIGGTVKRVIHNLSLQRPIGNQILTPRDMFLVAKEKIKNIRFIYISETETAAITHEVLAKRFENVPAIKGTRSYHYFSPQSCCLKAYVTSMSSTFDSFHMLEDTCINTQKSMNTDININDWVLVNYFGKFFPEDN